In Mustela nigripes isolate SB6536 chromosome 12, MUSNIG.SB6536, whole genome shotgun sequence, one DNA window encodes the following:
- the LOC132028098 gene encoding olfactory receptor 2L8-like yields MEYNNQTSTDFFLSGLFPPSRTGLFFFILIVLIFQMALFGNLSMIILILVDTHLHTPMYFLLSQLSLMDLNFISTIVPKMAFDYLFGNKTISFIWCGVQSFFFLTLAGGEGLLLASMAYDRYVAICFPLHYPIHMSKRICALMIIGCWTMSSINSCAHTAYVLNISYCRSRTINHFFCDVPAMLTLACMDTWVYEYTVFVSTTLFLVFPFIGIVCSYGRVLFAIYHMRSAEGRKKAYSTCSTHLTVVTFYYAPFAYTYLRPRSFRSPTEDKVLAVFYTILTPMLNPIIYSLRNKEVIGALRRVIQRICSVKM; encoded by the coding sequence ATGGAATATAATAACCAAACTTCTACAGATTTCTTCTTATCGGGGTTGTTTCCACCATCAAGAACTGGCttattcttctttattctcattgttcttattttccaaatggcTCTTTTTGGCAACCTGTCCATGATCATCCTCATCCTTGTGGATACCCATCTCCACACACCAATGTATTTTCTACTTAGTCAGCTCTCCCTCATGGACCTAAACTTCATCTCCACTATTGTCCCCAAGATGGCTTTTGATTATCTCTTTGGTAATAAGactatttctttcatttggtgTGGGGTTCAGAGCTTCTTCTTCTTGACTTTAGCGGGTGGAGAGGGATTACTATTGGCTTCAATGGCCTACGATCGCTATGTGgctatttgttttcctctccacTACCCCATTCATATGAGTAAAAGAATATGTGCTTTGATGATAATAGGATGTTGGACAATGAGCTCAATCAACTCCTGTGCCCACACTGCATATGTCCTCAATATATCTTACTGTCGATCCAGGACTATCAACCATTTCTTCTGTGATGTTCCTGCCATGTTGACTCTGGCCTGCATGGACACCTGGGTCTATGAGTACACAGTGTTTGTGAGCACCACCCTGTTCCTTGTGTTTCCTTTTATTGGCATTGTATGTTCCTATGGCCGGGTTCTCTTTGCCATTTACCACATGCGCTCAgcagagggcaggaagaaggCCTATTCGACCTGCAGCACCCATCTCACTGTGGTGACTTTCTACTATGCACCCTTTGCTTACACATATTTACGTCCAAGATCCTTCCGCTCTCCAACAGAGGACAAGGTTTTGGCTGTCTTCTACACCATCCTGACCCCCATGCTCAACCCCATCATCTACAGCCTGAGAAACAAAGAGGTGATAGGGGCCCTGAGAAGAGTTATTCAGAGGATATGCTCTGTAAAAATGTAG